In the Variovorax sp. S12S4 genome, one interval contains:
- a CDS encoding M949_RS01915 family surface polysaccharide biosynthesis protein, producing MQLKKALALACLALLAGWSHAQNTAAPRECAAGAPFLSADALKKSGVEFPLFKRYCYTDKSGSYALLLGEKQDRPFPEELLSSAVHAALYKVDSDNLLTRQWAIRDFAGEQAVGVNFRTRLFEFTDIDGDGLVDPVLVYRFFEPEDDGHVNVDPFSGRAKIIAFHQGRKATIHAVTGQLDGQRRTTGNSGYFALPKTVQRHLVKKMGAMYSARQFGFDNSYGFAPQKEPAGR from the coding sequence TGGAGCCATGCGCAGAACACCGCTGCCCCGCGCGAATGTGCCGCCGGCGCGCCTTTCCTGAGTGCCGATGCCTTGAAGAAGTCGGGCGTCGAGTTTCCGCTGTTCAAGCGGTATTGCTACACCGACAAATCCGGCAGCTACGCGCTGCTGCTCGGCGAAAAACAGGATCGCCCGTTTCCCGAAGAGCTGCTGTCCTCGGCCGTCCACGCCGCGCTCTACAAGGTGGACAGCGACAACCTGCTCACCAGGCAATGGGCGATCCGCGACTTTGCCGGCGAGCAGGCGGTGGGCGTCAACTTCCGCACCAGGCTCTTCGAGTTCACGGACATCGACGGCGATGGCCTGGTGGACCCTGTTCTTGTCTACCGCTTCTTCGAACCGGAGGACGACGGACACGTCAATGTCGATCCGTTTTCAGGGCGCGCAAAGATCATTGCCTTTCACCAGGGCCGCAAGGCGACCATCCATGCCGTTACCGGGCAACTCGACGGCCAGCGCAGGACGACTGGCAACAGCGGCTACTTCGCCTTGCCGAAAACAGTGCAACGGCACCTGGTGAAGAAGATGGGCGCGATGTACAGTGCCCGCCAGTTCGGCTTCGACAACTCCTACGGCTTCGCACCGCAGAAGGAGCCCGCAGGCCGCTGA